Proteins from a genomic interval of Pseudomonas anuradhapurensis:
- a CDS encoding class I SAM-dependent methyltransferase, with protein sequence MNTSLDTNALKARQQAIWASGDYAVIGTTMQIVGERLAEACDLRWDEQVLDVAAGNGNATLAAARRGCRVTSTDYVPELLKRGEERARAERLDVVFQTADAEALPFADGTFDAVLSTFGVMFAPDQARAARELSRVCRPGGRIGLANWTPQGYVGQMFKTLGRHVPPPAGALPPSRWGDEEQLRVLFAGAFDELRISRQLFNFRYRSASHYLEVFRTWFGPMRTAFASLEPEAAAALERDLTELLNACNVGGPASLVVPSEYLEVVITRGR encoded by the coding sequence ATGAATACCTCTTTGGATACCAATGCCCTGAAAGCCCGCCAGCAAGCCATATGGGCCAGTGGCGACTACGCGGTAATCGGCACCACCATGCAAATCGTTGGCGAGCGCCTGGCCGAGGCCTGTGACCTGCGCTGGGACGAACAGGTGCTGGATGTTGCCGCCGGCAATGGCAACGCCACCCTGGCCGCAGCCCGACGCGGTTGCCGCGTCACCTCCACCGACTATGTGCCCGAGCTGCTCAAGCGCGGCGAAGAACGGGCGCGGGCCGAGCGCCTCGATGTGGTGTTCCAGACCGCCGATGCCGAAGCACTGCCGTTTGCCGATGGCACCTTCGATGCGGTGCTGTCGACCTTCGGCGTGATGTTCGCCCCCGACCAGGCCCGGGCTGCGCGCGAACTGAGCCGGGTGTGCCGGCCCGGTGGCCGGATCGGCCTGGCCAACTGGACCCCGCAAGGCTACGTCGGGCAGATGTTCAAGACCCTGGGGCGGCATGTACCGCCGCCTGCCGGGGCCTTGCCGCCCTCGCGCTGGGGTGATGAGGAACAATTGCGCGTGCTGTTCGCAGGCGCGTTTGACGAGTTGAGGATCAGCCGCCAGCTGTTCAACTTCCGCTATCGTTCGGCGTCGCATTACCTCGAGGTGTTCCGCACCTGGTTCGGACCGATGCGCACGGCCTTTGCCTCGCTGGAGCCGGAGGCGGCTGCGGCGCTGGAGCGTGACCTTACCGAATTGCTGAATGCCTGCAATGTGGGCGGCCCGGCGTCACTGGTGGTGCCGAGCGAATACCTGGAGGTGGTGATCACGCGCGGCCGTTAG
- a CDS encoding OsmC domain/YcaO domain-containing protein gives MEIKVNFLDNLRLEAKFDDFTVIADQPIRYKGDGSAPGPFDYFLASSALCAAYFVKLYCQTRNIPTENIRLAQNNIVDPENRYNQIFKIQVELPEDISDKDRQGILRSIDRCTVKKVVQTGPEFVIEVVDNLDADAQGLLMPVSDTSTYIPGKDLPLEQTIANMSGILAGLGMKIEIASWRNIVPNVWSLHVRDAQSPMCFTNGKGATKEAALASALGEFIERLNCNFFYNDQYWGEDLANAPFVHYPNEQWFKPGPRDALPVEILDEHCLAIYNPDGELRGSHLYDTNSGNTARGICSLPFVRQSDQQVVYFPSNLIENLFLSNGMSAGNTLAEAQVQCLSEIFERAVKREILEGELCLPDVPQEVLAKYPAIVAGIQGLEEQGFPVLVKDASLGGAFPVMCVTLMNPRTGGVFASFGAHPSLEVALERSLTELLQGRSFEGLNDLPQPTFESHALTEPNNFVEHFIDSSGVVSWRFFSAKADFEFVEWDFSGHGEDSNVQEAATLFGILEDLGKEVYMAVYDNLGATACRILVPGYSEIYPVEDLIWDNTNRALSFRADILNLHSLDNRALKLLLKRLDNCDVDDYTTITTLIGVEFDENTVWGQLTILELKLLICLAVQRFEDAKELVEAFLQFNDNTVERGLFYQALNVVLEVLLDDELEMDDYEANFRRMFGDSRMDAVLGSVDGSVRFHGLTPTSMKLEGLDRHLRLIESYKKLHAARARLA, from the coding sequence ATGGAAATCAAGGTCAATTTTCTCGACAATCTCCGTCTCGAAGCCAAGTTCGACGACTTCACGGTGATCGCCGACCAACCGATCCGTTACAAAGGTGATGGCTCGGCCCCGGGGCCGTTCGACTATTTCCTGGCGTCCTCGGCCTTGTGCGCGGCTTACTTCGTCAAGCTGTACTGCCAGACCCGTAACATCCCGACCGAAAACATTCGCCTGGCACAGAACAACATCGTCGACCCGGAAAACCGCTACAACCAGATCTTCAAGATCCAGGTCGAGCTGCCCGAGGACATCTCCGACAAGGACCGCCAGGGTATCCTGCGTTCCATCGACCGCTGCACCGTGAAGAAGGTGGTACAGACCGGCCCCGAGTTCGTCATCGAAGTGGTCGACAACCTCGATGCCGATGCCCAGGGCCTGTTGATGCCGGTGTCGGACACCAGCACCTACATCCCTGGCAAGGACCTGCCGCTGGAGCAGACCATCGCCAACATGTCGGGCATCCTGGCCGGGCTGGGGATGAAGATCGAGATCGCTTCGTGGCGCAACATCGTGCCCAACGTATGGTCGCTGCACGTGCGCGACGCCCAGTCGCCAATGTGCTTCACCAACGGCAAGGGCGCGACCAAGGAAGCCGCGCTGGCCTCGGCGCTGGGCGAATTCATCGAGCGCCTGAACTGCAACTTCTTCTATAACGACCAGTACTGGGGTGAGGACCTGGCCAACGCGCCGTTCGTGCACTACCCGAACGAGCAATGGTTCAAACCGGGCCCGCGGGACGCGCTGCCGGTCGAGATCCTCGACGAGCACTGCCTGGCGATCTACAACCCGGACGGCGAGCTGCGCGGCTCGCACCTGTACGACACCAACTCGGGCAACACGGCCCGTGGCATCTGCTCGCTGCCGTTCGTGCGCCAGTCCGACCAGCAGGTGGTGTACTTCCCGTCCAACCTGATCGAGAACCTGTTCCTCAGCAATGGCATGAGCGCCGGCAATACCCTGGCCGAAGCGCAGGTGCAGTGCCTGTCGGAAATCTTCGAACGGGCGGTGAAGCGCGAAATCCTCGAAGGCGAGCTGTGCCTGCCGGACGTGCCGCAGGAGGTATTGGCCAAGTACCCGGCCATTGTTGCCGGCATCCAGGGCCTGGAGGAGCAGGGCTTCCCGGTGCTGGTCAAGGATGCTTCGCTGGGCGGCGCGTTCCCGGTCATGTGCGTGACCCTGATGAACCCGCGTACCGGTGGCGTATTTGCCTCGTTCGGTGCCCATCCGAGCCTGGAAGTGGCGCTGGAGCGCAGCCTTACCGAACTGCTCCAGGGGCGCAGCTTCGAGGGCCTGAACGACCTGCCGCAGCCGACCTTCGAAAGCCACGCGCTGACTGAGCCGAACAACTTTGTCGAGCATTTCATCGACTCCAGCGGCGTGGTGTCGTGGCGCTTCTTCAGCGCCAAGGCCGACTTCGAGTTCGTCGAGTGGGACTTCTCCGGCCATGGCGAGGATTCCAACGTGCAGGAGGCCGCGACCCTGTTCGGCATCCTCGAAGACCTGGGCAAGGAGGTGTACATGGCCGTGTACGACAACCTTGGCGCCACCGCCTGCCGCATCCTGGTGCCGGGTTACTCGGAAATCTACCCGGTGGAGGACCTGATCTGGGACAACACCAACCGCGCCCTGTCGTTCCGCGCCGATATCCTCAACCTGCACAGCCTCGACAACCGCGCCCTCAAGCTGCTGCTCAAGCGCCTGGACAACTGCGATGTGGATGACTACACCACCATCACCACGCTGATCGGGGTGGAGTTCGACGAAAACACAGTCTGGGGCCAGCTGACCATTCTTGAACTGAAGCTGCTGATCTGCCTGGCAGTGCAGCGCTTCGAGGATGCCAAGGAACTGGTCGAGGCGTTCCTGCAGTTCAACGACAACACCGTCGAGCGCGGGTTGTTCTACCAGGCATTGAACGTGGTGCTGGAAGTGTTGCTGGACGACGAGCTGGAAATGGACGACTACGAAGCCAACTTCCGGCGTATGTTCGGCGACTCGCGCATGGACGCGGTGTTGGGCTCGGTCGATGGCAGCGTGCGCTTCCATGGCCTGACCCCGACCAGCATGAAGCTCGAAGGCCTCGACCGCCACTTGCGCCTGATCGAGAGCTATAAAAAGCTGCATGCGGCGCGGGCCAGGCTGGCCTGA
- a CDS encoding (2Fe-2S)-binding protein, producing the protein MELRINQKTYQVEADADTPLLWVIRDDLGLTGTKYGCGLAQCGACSVLVDGNVVRACVTPVAGVVGREVTTIEAIEADAVGKRVVAAWVEHQVAQCGYCQSGQVMAATALLKHTPKPSDAQIDAAMVNLCRCGTYNAIHAAMHDLAQGEKA; encoded by the coding sequence ATGGAACTACGCATCAACCAGAAGACCTACCAGGTCGAGGCAGACGCCGATACACCCTTGCTGTGGGTGATCCGCGATGACCTGGGGCTGACCGGCACCAAGTATGGCTGCGGCCTGGCCCAGTGCGGCGCCTGTTCGGTGCTGGTGGACGGCAACGTGGTGCGCGCTTGCGTCACGCCGGTGGCCGGTGTGGTCGGGCGCGAGGTGACCACCATCGAGGCGATCGAGGCCGACGCCGTGGGCAAGCGGGTGGTCGCGGCCTGGGTCGAACACCAGGTTGCCCAGTGCGGTTATTGCCAGTCCGGCCAGGTGATGGCGGCCACCGCACTGCTCAAGCACACGCCCAAACCCAGTGACGCGCAGATCGACGCGGCGATGGTCAACCTGTGCCGCTGCGGCACCTACAACGCCATCCATGCCGCCATGCATGACCTGGCTCAAGGAGAGAAGGCCTGA
- a CDS encoding xanthine dehydrogenase family protein molybdopterin-binding subunit codes for MRTPVDTPAEADLLELQQGATLNLSRRRFLAGTAVGALVLGFGLPLGPARAQAAAATSAERGTQVPAFLEIRPDGTVRLLSPFMEGGQGPFTAMAQIVGEELDVDPARFVVDSAPPGEAYVVMENGMRITGGSMSVRMSYPTMRRLGALARAMLLQAGAEQLGVPVEQLTTTPGNVVHTTSGRSVPYGELAARAMDLPVPDPASVKLRDPSQFRWIGKPVRRLDAYDKSTGKAVYSIDVKVDGMLHAAVQHAPRLGMTVGSLRNEEQVKAMPGVHSVHQLPGAVAVVAERWWHAKRAVEAIQVDWQEPAADSPVRPMPADFSSDGWREHLATVEGPSRDEENQGDVAGMLASAKTRVEATYQNQYLNHAQLEPPSALARFNADGSLEVWLPNQAPDMFRDDIARRTGLAPAQITLHSPLLGGFFGRHFLYDSANPYPQAIALAKAVGRPVKLIWSREEEFLRDVLRPVAVVKLRAGLDADGLPVALEAVSATEGPTEALAGKQGDKLDPTALEGLSGKSYAIANKRIAQVYVKGPAMLGYWRSVGNSLNDFFYESFLDELADKGGKDPFELRLHLLRDNPRLTTLLQAVAELSGGWKRGPFTAEDGSKRARGVAMASPFGSEAAVIAEVSIENGQVKVHNIWQAIDPGSIVNPAIIEHQVNGAVALGLSQTLLEEAVYVDGKPRARNYDLYPILPPSRMARVHVRIVESGAKMGGIGEPPLPAVAPAVVNAVAQLTGQRVRSLPLSRHTFS; via the coding sequence ATGCGCACGCCCGTCGATACACCTGCAGAAGCCGACCTGCTCGAGTTGCAGCAGGGCGCGACCCTCAACCTGTCGCGTCGGCGCTTTCTGGCCGGCACGGCGGTCGGCGCCCTGGTGCTTGGCTTCGGCCTGCCGCTGGGCCCGGCCCGCGCGCAGGCAGCGGCCGCTACCAGCGCCGAACGCGGCACTCAGGTACCGGCATTCCTGGAGATCCGCCCGGACGGCACGGTGCGCCTGCTCAGCCCGTTCATGGAAGGCGGGCAAGGCCCTTTCACCGCCATGGCCCAGATCGTCGGAGAGGAACTGGATGTCGACCCGGCCAGGTTCGTGGTCGATAGCGCGCCGCCTGGGGAAGCCTATGTAGTGATGGAAAACGGTATGCGCATCACCGGCGGCAGCATGTCGGTACGCATGAGCTACCCGACCATGCGCCGCCTGGGCGCCCTCGCCCGCGCCATGCTGCTGCAGGCAGGCGCCGAGCAGCTGGGCGTACCGGTTGAGCAACTCACCACCACCCCGGGCAACGTGGTACATACCACGAGTGGGCGTTCCGTGCCCTATGGTGAACTGGCCGCGCGGGCCATGGACCTGCCGGTACCCGACCCGGCCAGCGTCAAGCTGCGCGACCCCAGCCAGTTTCGCTGGATCGGCAAGCCGGTACGCCGCCTGGATGCCTATGACAAGTCCACCGGCAAGGCCGTGTACAGCATCGACGTCAAGGTCGACGGCATGCTCCATGCTGCCGTGCAGCACGCGCCACGCCTGGGCATGACCGTCGGCAGCCTGCGCAACGAAGAGCAGGTCAAGGCCATGCCGGGTGTGCACTCGGTGCATCAGTTGCCTGGCGCCGTGGCGGTGGTTGCCGAGCGCTGGTGGCACGCCAAGCGTGCGGTAGAAGCCATCCAGGTGGACTGGCAGGAGCCTGCCGCCGACAGCCCGGTACGGCCGATGCCGGCCGACTTCTCCAGCGATGGCTGGCGCGAGCACCTGGCCACGGTCGAAGGCCCGTCCCGCGACGAGGAAAACCAGGGCGATGTGGCCGGCATGCTGGCCAGTGCCAAGACCCGCGTCGAGGCGACCTACCAAAACCAGTACCTCAACCATGCCCAGCTCGAGCCACCCTCGGCACTGGCGCGCTTCAATGCCGATGGTTCGCTGGAGGTGTGGCTGCCCAACCAGGCGCCGGACATGTTCCGTGACGACATCGCCCGGCGCACCGGCCTGGCTCCGGCACAGATCACCCTGCACTCGCCGTTGCTGGGTGGTTTCTTCGGCCGCCACTTCCTCTACGACTCGGCCAACCCCTACCCTCAGGCGATTGCCTTGGCCAAGGCGGTCGGCCGCCCGGTGAAGCTCATCTGGAGTCGCGAGGAAGAGTTCCTGCGTGACGTACTGCGCCCGGTGGCGGTGGTGAAGTTGCGTGCCGGGCTGGATGCCGACGGCCTGCCGGTGGCGCTCGAGGCCGTGAGCGCCACCGAAGGCCCGACCGAAGCCCTCGCCGGCAAACAGGGCGACAAGCTCGACCCGACTGCGCTCGAAGGGCTGTCGGGCAAGTCCTACGCAATTGCCAACAAACGCATCGCCCAGGTCTACGTCAAAGGCCCGGCCATGCTTGGTTACTGGCGCTCGGTGGGCAACTCGCTGAACGACTTCTTCTACGAGTCGTTCCTTGACGAGCTGGCCGACAAGGGCGGCAAGGACCCGTTCGAACTGCGCCTGCACCTGCTGCGTGACAACCCGCGCCTGACCACCCTGCTGCAGGCGGTTGCCGAACTGTCCGGCGGCTGGAAGCGCGGGCCGTTCACTGCCGAGGACGGCAGCAAGCGCGCACGCGGCGTGGCCATGGCCTCGCCGTTCGGCTCGGAAGCGGCGGTCATTGCCGAAGTGTCGATCGAAAATGGCCAGGTCAAGGTGCACAACATCTGGCAGGCCATCGACCCGGGCAGCATCGTCAACCCGGCGATCATCGAGCACCAGGTCAACGGCGCCGTCGCCCTGGGCCTGTCGCAGACGCTGCTGGAAGAAGCGGTATACGTCGACGGCAAGCCACGCGCGCGCAACTACGATCTGTACCCGATCCTGCCGCCCTCGCGCATGGCCCGGGTGCATGTCCGTATCGTCGAGAGCGGGGCGAAGATGGGCGGTATCGGCGAGCCACCGCTGCCCGCCGTCGCCCCGGCGGTGGTCAACGCGGTCGCGCAACTGACCGGCCAGCGCGTGCGCAGCCTGCCGCTGAGCCGCCATACCTTCAGCTGA
- a CDS encoding c-type cytochrome yields the protein MTHRFARTAVWLALPCLVAAGLLAWYVTREPVSPFTGEQATAADPALVNRGEYVARLSDCVACHSVPDGKPFAGGLEMATPLGAIHATNITPDRDNGIGRYSLADFDRAVRHGVAPGGRRLYPAMPYPSYAKLGDDDVKALYAFFMLGVQPVAQANQPGDIPWPLNLRWPIAVWNGLFATSTPYADQAGKDAQWNRGAYLVQGPGHCGSCHTPRGLAFNEKALDDSGKPFLAGALLDGWYAPSLRADHNTGLGRWSEAEITQFLKTGRNRHAVVFGSMTEAFNNSTQFMSDADLAAIAHYLKSLPGDPQRDGAAWQHQDESAATRLDSPGAHGYVTRCASCHGLDGKGQAEWMPPLAGATSALAKEDASAINITLNGSQRVVTAGLPDAYRMPAFREQLSDQEIAAVLSFVRTAWGNQGGTVSVQAVGKLREHTDPASSSPIILHMR from the coding sequence ATGACCCATCGTTTCGCAAGAACCGCTGTCTGGCTGGCGCTGCCGTGCCTGGTCGCGGCAGGCCTGCTGGCCTGGTACGTCACCCGCGAGCCCGTTTCACCGTTTACCGGTGAACAGGCCACGGCCGCCGACCCGGCGCTGGTCAACCGTGGCGAGTACGTGGCGCGGCTCAGCGACTGCGTAGCCTGCCACAGCGTGCCGGACGGCAAGCCGTTCGCCGGCGGGCTGGAAATGGCCACCCCGCTGGGCGCCATTCATGCCACCAACATCACCCCCGACCGCGACAACGGCATCGGTCGCTACAGCCTGGCCGACTTCGACCGCGCCGTGCGCCACGGCGTCGCGCCCGGTGGCCGGCGGTTGTACCCGGCCATGCCCTACCCGTCCTACGCCAAGCTTGGCGATGACGATGTCAAGGCGCTGTACGCCTTCTTCATGCTCGGCGTGCAGCCGGTAGCGCAGGCCAACCAGCCCGGCGACATTCCCTGGCCGCTGAACCTGCGTTGGCCCATCGCCGTGTGGAATGGCCTGTTCGCCACCAGCACGCCGTACGCCGACCAGGCCGGCAAGGATGCACAGTGGAACCGCGGCGCCTACCTGGTCCAGGGCCCTGGCCACTGCGGCAGCTGCCACACCCCGCGCGGCCTGGCGTTCAACGAGAAGGCCCTGGATGACAGTGGCAAGCCGTTCCTCGCCGGTGCCCTGCTCGATGGCTGGTACGCGCCGAGCCTGCGCGCCGACCACAACACCGGGCTGGGGCGCTGGAGCGAGGCGGAAATAACGCAGTTCCTCAAGACCGGGCGCAACCGCCATGCGGTGGTATTCGGTTCGATGACCGAGGCCTTCAACAATTCCACTCAGTTCATGAGCGACGCTGACCTGGCCGCCATCGCGCACTACCTGAAGTCGCTGCCTGGCGATCCGCAGCGCGACGGCGCAGCGTGGCAGCACCAGGACGAATCGGCAGCAACGCGGCTCGATAGCCCCGGGGCGCATGGCTATGTGACCCGTTGTGCGTCGTGCCACGGCCTGGACGGCAAGGGCCAGGCGGAATGGATGCCACCCTTGGCCGGTGCCACATCGGCACTGGCCAAGGAAGACGCCTCGGCGATCAACATTACCCTCAACGGCTCACAGCGGGTGGTAACCGCTGGCCTGCCGGATGCCTATCGCATGCCAGCGTTTCGTGAACAGTTGAGCGATCAGGAAATTGCCGCCGTGCTGAGCTTCGTGCGCACGGCCTGGGGCAACCAGGGCGGTACGGTGAGTGTCCAGGCAGTGGGCAAGCTGCGTGAGCATACCGACCCGGCCAGCAGCAGCCCGATCATCCTGCATATGCGTTGA
- a CDS encoding XdhC family protein, producing MESIDLLVLRTTRDWLATGHRALLATVARTWGSSPRPVGSMMALRSDGRVVGSVSGGCIEDDLIHRFTTAYGGPGMPHGLPQLVRYGVSADDAHRFGLPCGGTLELVLEFAPSLPHLEQLLAGLDSGSLVRRDLDLRSGAASLAATSAPELFSFDGQRLCNTLGPGYRLLLIGAGALAEYLATMALFNGFSVSLCDPRPEYRAGWNVAGVNHLAGMPDDVVRAFAPDLRSAIVAVSHDPKLDDLALLEALHSPAFYIGAIGSRRNSQLRRERLIEHFGESEASLQRLHGPIGIYIGSKTPAEIAVSVMAELLAAKNAVSLPGAVNVTRAKEAEQLSRTL from the coding sequence ATGGAAAGCATCGACCTGCTGGTGCTGCGCACCACCCGCGACTGGCTCGCCACCGGTCACCGCGCCTTGCTCGCCACCGTCGCCCGCACCTGGGGATCTTCGCCACGCCCAGTGGGCTCGATGATGGCCCTGCGCAGCGATGGCCGGGTGGTCGGCAGTGTCTCCGGTGGCTGTATCGAAGACGACCTCATCCACCGCTTCACCACCGCCTACGGCGGTCCCGGCATGCCCCATGGCCTGCCACAGCTGGTGCGCTACGGCGTCAGCGCCGACGACGCCCACCGTTTCGGCCTGCCCTGCGGCGGCACGCTCGAACTGGTGCTGGAATTCGCCCCGTCGCTGCCGCATCTGGAGCAACTGCTGGCAGGCCTGGACAGCGGCAGCCTGGTGCGCCGCGATCTCGACCTGCGCAGCGGCGCGGCCAGCCTCGCCGCCACCAGCGCGCCCGAGCTGTTCAGCTTCGATGGCCAGCGCCTGTGCAACACCCTCGGCCCCGGCTACCGCTTGCTGCTGATCGGTGCCGGCGCGCTGGCCGAATACCTGGCGACCATGGCCCTGTTCAATGGCTTCAGCGTTTCCCTGTGCGACCCACGCCCCGAGTACCGGGCCGGTTGGAACGTTGCCGGCGTCAATCACCTGGCCGGCATGCCGGACGACGTGGTGCGCGCCTTCGCCCCGGACCTGCGCAGTGCCATCGTCGCCGTCAGCCACGACCCCAAGCTGGACGACCTGGCCCTGCTCGAAGCCTTGCACAGCCCGGCGTTCTACATCGGTGCGATTGGCTCGCGGCGCAACAGCCAGCTGCGCCGTGAGCGCCTGATCGAACACTTCGGCGAAAGCGAAGCGTCACTGCAGCGCCTGCATGGCCCCATCGGGATCTATATCGGCAGCAAGACACCGGCGGAGATCGCGGTCAGCGTGATGGCCGAGCTCCTCGCTGCGAAGAACGCCGTCAGCCTGCCCGGCGCGGTCAATGTGACCCGGGCCAAGGAAGCCGAGCAGCTGTCACGGACCTTGTAG
- a CDS encoding substrate-binding periplasmic protein: MIERCFRHALRLLPCLLLLPLVAVADEPCRRLTATGNPEYPPYLWRDPQNPQQLIGVNADLLKYLGKQLGLEIELIYTGPWSRAQEEVRTGRIDLMAGYFLTRARQQQMDFIAPPFLHTPSVVWVLQDSAFAYQQWADLKGHKGGILVSNSHGQQFDDYARANLTLEAVPGARQAFEKLLHKRSDYVVYEQYPGMALVRSLGIAGTVRVLEPPISSEGLYLAMSHHSPCNQPQLREALAREMEKIVAGALPEQLLQQNLERWQ; this comes from the coding sequence ATGATCGAGCGTTGCTTTCGCCACGCCTTGCGGCTGTTGCCGTGCCTGTTGCTGCTACCCCTGGTGGCGGTGGCAGATGAACCCTGTCGGCGGCTGACGGCCACCGGCAACCCGGAATACCCCCCTTATCTGTGGCGCGACCCGCAGAACCCGCAGCAACTGATCGGTGTCAATGCCGACCTGCTGAAATACCTGGGCAAGCAGCTGGGGCTGGAAATCGAATTGATCTATACCGGGCCGTGGTCGCGCGCGCAGGAAGAAGTGCGCACCGGCCGTATCGACTTGATGGCCGGGTATTTCCTGACCCGGGCCCGCCAGCAACAGATGGACTTCATCGCCCCGCCATTCCTGCACACCCCAAGCGTGGTCTGGGTGCTCCAGGACAGTGCCTTCGCCTACCAGCAATGGGCCGACCTGAAAGGCCACAAGGGCGGCATACTGGTCAGCAACAGCCATGGCCAGCAGTTCGACGACTACGCCAGGGCCAACCTCACCCTCGAGGCAGTACCCGGCGCCAGGCAGGCGTTCGAGAAGCTGCTGCACAAGCGCAGCGATTATGTGGTGTACGAGCAGTATCCCGGCATGGCCCTGGTGCGCAGCTTGGGCATCGCCGGGACTGTGCGGGTGCTGGAGCCGCCGATTTCCAGCGAAGGGCTGTACCTGGCGATGTCGCATCACTCGCCCTGCAACCAGCCGCAGTTGCGTGAAGCGCTGGCGCGGGAAATGGAAAAGATCGTAGCCGGGGCGTTGCCGGAACAGCTGTTGCAGCAGAACCTGGAGCGTTGGCAGTAG